The following proteins come from a genomic window of Halobaculum sp. MBLA0147:
- a CDS encoding SGNH/GDSL hydrolase family protein: MTDTTDTVEGTDADETDTGADVRTVLVVGDSVPAGDRTDADAWPGRLPDLVPSLADATVRTRGGMGTTLPVVAASLAEWLDAVAPGERPETSEGSVVVLVHAGHNDAQLSGGEPRVAEATFRDAAVEVDRTLSTHPAVHTRAFVGLVPLLQLDEPGTVPFADAQPDRSLQYDETLAETVDDHVPVARPVDDWRDRTADGVHPDETGHAFLAERVASWVESADS, encoded by the coding sequence GTGACCGACACGACCGACACAGTCGAGGGGACCGACGCCGACGAGACGGACACTGGGGCAGACGTACGGACCGTCTTGGTCGTCGGCGACAGCGTCCCGGCCGGCGACCGGACCGACGCCGACGCGTGGCCGGGTCGACTCCCGGACCTCGTCCCGTCCCTCGCGGACGCGACTGTCCGGACCCGCGGTGGGATGGGCACGACACTCCCGGTGGTCGCGGCGTCTCTCGCCGAGTGGCTCGACGCCGTCGCCCCGGGAGAGCGACCCGAGACGAGCGAGGGGTCCGTCGTCGTCCTCGTCCACGCGGGCCACAACGACGCCCAACTGAGCGGCGGCGAGCCGCGGGTGGCCGAGGCGACGTTCCGCGACGCCGCCGTGGAGGTCGACCGGACGCTGTCGACACACCCGGCGGTGCACACGCGGGCGTTCGTCGGACTCGTCCCGCTTCTCCAGCTCGACGAACCGGGAACGGTCCCGTTCGCGGACGCGCAACCCGACCGGTCGCTGCAGTACGACGAGACGCTGGCGGAGACCGTCGACGACCACGTCCCGGTCGCACGACCGGTCGACGACTGGCGCGACCGGACTGCGGACGGCGTCCACCCGGACGAGACGGGACACGCGTTCCTCGCGGAGCGAGTCGCGTCGTGGGTCGAGAGTGCCGACTCGTGA